The DNA window CCCGGCATTATATCCGGCTTTATACCCGGCGTCCTTGCCTGCCTTGTATTCGGGCGTTTCCTTACCCGCCTTATCTCCATTGTCGGAATTTGCCTGTTTCGCATTGTCGACGATATTGTCGACAGCCGTCACGGCCTTATCGATAAGACCGAAGAGCGGCATCTCTATGTCGGGCAGAATGCGTCTGTAGGTTTCGTATCCCATCGTTCCTACGGACTTTACTTCCGTATCTTTCTCGGTGACATCGCGCAACCGATCGTCGAGTACGTTGACCTGGTCCATTATCTTTCCGAACGCATCGCTGTTGACCTGTGCCGTGTCGAGCGCGATCGAACGGATCTTCTCGTCCAGATCTTTGAAGTGCTTCTTGACGTGCGTGTCGTAGTTGAGATATTCCTCGTTATAGGAAGTGGTGATCGAGGATTTATTATCCTTGTCGGTCAACCCCTGGTTGTGCAGCCAGTCCCCGACATCCTCGGCCAGTGCGGCCTTTCCTTTTGCGAAGCAGTCCGCCTGCAACTGCATCGCGCTCTGCGCCTCATCGATCGCGATGCGCAATTTCTCGGATTCGGCCGGCGGATGGTACAGCAGTACCAGTTTCGCATGCTTGGGGTCCCCCGCCTTGCGGAGGGTCCGCACCACCTCATGGGTTTTGGGGTCGATGAGCTTGATGCTGCCGTCCGGATCGACCTTGATTTCGTAGTTCGACGAGAACAGGTCGGCGGCGTCGGCCCCGGAGTATCCCCACAGCTGATTGCCGTCCTTGTCGGTGAGAATGAGCTCATTGTCCGAGTTCAGCTTGACCGTATAGTCACCGTTGGTGATCGAATCGCGCGCCTTGCCGTCGGTGACAGCTTCGGATCCTTCCGGAGCCAGGTGCTCCCAGGGCAGTACCCGGTCGGTACGGCGGTCTTTGACATCCGGGAGCTTGTTCTCGTCGGTCTTCGGCTCGGCCTTCGGCGTGTCGGGCTTCGGCGGATCGAAATCGCCAATTTTACCTTTATCCGCTATATTCCCGGACGTTTCTTTGGAGGCAGAAGTGCTCTGGTAAATCCGGTCCGCGTTGTACGGGTGTAGATTCCCGTCCTTGTCGACGATATTTCTATCGAAGTAGTCTATGTGTTCGCGGTGCCCGTCGTCTTTGACGTAGTAAGGCGATAAGGTTCCGTCGCCAGATTCCTGGTAATAATACCCTTTGGTCTGCGGCGTTCCCCCGACGACGTATTGGAACTTGCCATCAACGTACTCATAGAAGCTACCTGCACTCATGGCACCTCTCAACCCCACCGGTTGTTATCGGAAGACACGACCCGTTCATTCGATTCCGCAGTAACCCGGTGTATATCGACCGGCCGTTGATACCGGCCGCTTTCCGGTGCCGCCACAACCGCCGCAACATCCGCGAACACCGGATGTTTCACGACCTGCTCATATGCGTATACCTGATCGCGCAACTGCTGCCAGCTGGTTTCACCGTCCAGTAGAAGTACCAGTTCCGTGCAGCGGCGCTGGAAAGCAAGCGCGCGCAAAGCGTCGGCCCGGTCGTCGGCACGTAGGTCGCCGAGACCCATATGGGCGACGGGGACCCGGCGGGTCAACAGACTCGCCGCGAGCAGCTCGTCGGCAGCGCGCAGCTCGTCCCACCACTGCCGTGGAACCTCCTGCCCGGCTTGCAGACCGGCGATGATCCGATCCCGCAACCGCGACATCTCGACCGCCTCTGCCGGAACGGACCCGGTGCGGGCGAGCCGCGCGTGCGTGTCAGCGGCGAGTTCCAGACAGCGCTCCCGCAGCGGCGCATCGGGCGCGGCGACAAGGTGTTCCGGGGCATTATGTTCGAAGGCATCGTTGGGTCTGGTCAGCCCGAGCCGATCGACCGTGCCCACGGCAGGTATCCGCAGGTCGACGTCGGCGGCGGGACCGATCATGCCCTCGGCAATGCCGATACCGAGTTGGGCACGCAGCCGCGCATCGATCGGACCGGACGACGCGAGCGCGGTGAGTTCGGCACCGGCCTTCGCCCCCCACACCCGGCCGAACTCCACCAATACCCGGGCCGGATCGGCGATCCCCTCCCAGACCGCGGACGGGCTACCGGTGCCGTCGTCGAGTGTTTTGTCCCACAGCCAGGGTGTGGATACCTCACGCGGCAAGAACAGGCCCGCCGGCAACCAACCGCGGCCCTCATTGGTGGTGATGAACAGCCCCGCGCCATACGAACCGCGCAGTACCGCCACCGCCCACGACACTCCGACCACCGTCGACTCCGTCGCGGCCAGCACGGCGGCCAGGAAGGTACGCGCAACCACCAGATCATCGTTCACCGGTGCATCGGCCACGCGCGCCGAACGGGCCGCGCGTTCACGGGCCGCAGAGACCGCTGCCGGCAGCGTGCCCGGCGACGGCGTCGCGGCGCTGGGTGCGGTTGCGGCGCCATCGCCGGACGATGTGGGTGCCGACACTCTGGCGCCCGGGCCAGCGGGCGGGCCGGACGGGCCAGCGGGCGGCGGCGCGGCCGGCGCACTCACCGCTGGACCGGGCGAGACGCTGCGGGCCGGGCCCGTTCCGGCGGCGGACGGAGGCGCGACAGTCCCGGCCGGTCCCGATATCGGCGGAACCGAGACGCCGGGGCCGGACGGGACGATGGGCACGAACGGAGCCGGGGGCACGAACGGGCCACCTGTGGATGGCTGGCCCATCGGGCCAGGTTCTGCCGAGGGGGGTTGCGGCGGAAGCGGTTCCGTCGGGCGAGACTCGGCCGGGCCGGGTTCTGCGGGACCGGGTTGTGCGGGACCGGGTTCCGCCGGATGGGGCACGGCCGGGCCGGGATCCGACGGTCCGGGTGCCGACGGATGGTCGGGACCCGGCCCGATTCTCACCTGGCTGATGTCCCGGGCGCCCTCGTCATCGGACCGTTCGTACTCAGCGGCGGCCTCTCGCAAGTTCCGCGCCGCGCGGAGATGTTGGTCGGCCATGGCATTGCCAGCCCGCTCCCGGTCGTCGTAATAGCCGTCCATTGCCTGTTTCACCGGAAGGGCGATCGGGCCGTAATTGTGGATAAAGCTTTTCAGCCAGTCATCGGGCCGCTTAGCCCAACGCCGGACCCGTGCCGCGGCCTCTTCCTGCGCGGCGGCCAGTCGGCGCAGCGATTCGGGGTCCATGTCCAAACGGCCCGGCATTGGTCAAACAATCCTTTCCACACCCGCGACACCCGAACTCACCCACCCGCTGACCAGCAACGCCGGAACCCTGGGTCGACGCTCTTCGCGGGCTCGCGCTCCTCTCTCAGCGAACCGTCGTCCACCGCGCATCGTTCAGGGCCGTTCCGAGGTGACATCGGGCACGACAGTCGACGGCGCGGATACCGCGCCGCTGGGCGGACCGGCGGTGACGGCCGGAGCCGAGACCGCTCCGGGGACGACTGCCGGGCGCGCGGCGGTACGGTCGACGTCCGCGACGGATACGGCGGCCGGAACCTCCACGAACAGTGGATGTTCCACGATCTGCTCGTGCGCGTAAACGGCGTCGCGCAGAGACTGCCGGGTCGGCTCGCCCGCCAGCAGCAGTACCAGTTCGTTGCATCGGCGTTCGAAAACCAGTGCGCGCAAATCCGATACCTCGTTGTCGAGGCGCAGCTCACCCAACCCGACCCGGCCGACGTCGACCCGCCGAGAGAGCATCTCCGCAGCGAGCAGGTCGTCGGCGTCGCGCAATTCGTCCCAGAGTTCCCGTGGGATCGGCTGCCCGGATTCCGCCAACGCCAGGATCCGTTGCCGCGACTGGCGTCCGGCAGCGGCGACGGGGACGGTCACCGACCGCCCCACTCGCGCGTCAGCATCTGTCGCGAGTTCGATACTTCGGGTTCGCACTTGCGAATCCGCCACCTGCGCAACGTGTTCCAGCGCCGCGACGGAGCCGGTCAAGCCAAGCCGATCGGTCGTGCCCGGGGTGAACTCGCGCAGATCGACGTCGTAGGCCGGGCCGACGAGCCCCGCCATCGCGACGCCGTCCAGCCTCGACCGCAGGCCCGGATCGATCGGGCCCGACGACACCAGCGCCGAGAGCTGGGCATTGGCCTTGGGTCCCCAAGCCAGCCCGAACTCCACCAGGACGCGCGCCGGATCGGCGACGCCTTCCCACGGCGATCCGTTGCCGTCGCCGTCGCCGAGCATCTCATCCCACAGCCACGGTGTGGACACCTCCCGCGGCAGGAACACCCCGGCGGGCAGCCATCCACGGCCTTCGTTCGAAGTGATGAACAAGCCGGTCCCGGCAGGGCCCCGCATCACTGCCACCGCCCATGCGGTGCCCATTGCCGAATCGGCCGCCGCGAGAACACTGCTCAGCAGGGTCCGGGCGAGCACCAGATCGTCGTTCACCGCATCGCCGACCACGTAGGCGGGTTCGGCCTCCTTCTCCTTGTTCGCGGCGACCGCGGCCGCGAACGGTGACGGCACCACCACCGGCATCGCGTCGGCGGTCGGCCCGGCAGGCGGTGGTGCGGACTGGCCATCGGCCGATCCGCTGTATACGGGTCCGGCCCCTGGGCCAGGCCCGTATGGACCGGGGGTGACCGATCCGGGCGGCACCACGCCACTGCCGAGTGGAGTTGTCGTCGAGGACGCCGCGATGCCGCTGCCGGCCGGCGATGTTGTTGTCGTCGGCTCGGTCGAAACCGGCGGAGCCACCGAACTCCCTGGACCGCCCTGCACACCCGGAGCGCCGGTACCGGGCGCTGCGCCATTGGGCCCAACCGATGTCGGCGGAGTATCGGTCGAGGTCGGTCCACCACCGGGCGGGGGTGTGAACGGACCGGAGCCGTTCGGACCTGTCGACGGCACGTCGTTCGGCTTGTTGGTCAGGTCGCTGATGTCGTGTCCGTTGTGGAGAATTTCCGATGCCATGTCCTGATCGGCGCGTTCATAGGCGTCCGCCGAATCTCGTAGCGACTGGGCCGTGTATTCATGCTCCTTGGCCAGCGCAATACCAGCACGCTCACGGGCCGCGTAGTACTTCACCAGCGCCTCGTGAACCGGAGCCGCGATCGAGCCATACGTCGACGGGAAGGCGCCCAGCCAGTCGGACGGCTGCTTCGACCATTCGCGGGTGTCGCGAGCGACCTGGTCGTGTTGGAGGGCCAGCTGACGCAGCACCGCAGGGTCGATCTCCATCTGGGGCATGCCGTTATCAGTCCTTTCCCTCCACCAACTCCTCTCATTGTCGATCCTTCCCATCGCTGGGGACTCTTCGAAGGCCCTCACGGCGAGCGGCATCGGCTCGTTCGACCCCAATTTCCCAATGGCGGCAAGGGGATCACTTGCGCGGACACGGTGTGATGCGGCAATGTTGCACATTCGCCGCTCTTCGGCGTGATCGTGCGGGAAGGTGCGCGGGATGCGGCTGATCATGATCGACGATGACGCCGACCGCGGCGCCGCCCTGGCCGAGGCGCTCGAACTCCATGGCCACCAGGTCGATCGCAAGCATCGCGGCTCCGACCTGCTCCTGGCGCACCACGGCTATCACGCGGTCATCCTCGATCTCACCCTGCCGGATATGGACGGGCTGCAGGCGCTGCGCAAACTGCGCGAGGTCAGCTCGGTACCGGTCGTGCTGCTTGCCGAGCATGCCGACGAGCGTTCGATCGTGCTCGGATTACACAACGGCGCCGACGATTACCTAGTGAAACCGGCACGGGTCGCCGAATTGGCAGCGCGGCTGGAGGCAGTGACCCGACGGGTCGGCGTCGCCAGCATCGCGCGCGGCACAACGGTCATCAGCGAAGACGTTCGAGTGGATCTGGCGGCACGTCGGGTCGAGGTGGCCGGACAGGTGATCCCACTCACCCGGCTGGAGTTCGAGTTGTTGCGAGTCCTGGCCGAGCGGCCCGGAATCGTGGTCAGCCGTGAGCAATTGATGGATTGCGTATGGGGCAACTCACTGCTGGCGGTGTCGCGGAAACTGTACGTGCACATGGCCTCATTGCGCGCCAAGTTGGACCGCCCCGAGTTGATCACGAATATTCGCGGCTACGGCTACCGGTGGGGTCCGGATCCGTATGAGGCGGCGGTCGCGGCGAATATGCTTCGAGCGGTCTGAGTTCGGCGGTCGAGGCTCCTTTTCTACTGCGTGGTCGGTCCCGCGGAGATAGTCGGGCGACGGCCCGATGGATCCCGATTCGTCCCGGCGGAAGGGGTCGGGACGAAGAGCGGATGATCGACCAGCTGACCGTGCGCGTACACGGCATCGCGCAGGCACTGTCGTGTCGACTCTGCCGTGAGCAGTAGCACCAGTTCGTTGCAGCGGCGTTCGAAGACCATCGACCGCAGGGTGGCCGCGTCGGAACCGGAGCGTCCGTCGGTGTGCTCGGATCGCAACTCCCCCAACGCCACTCGCGAGACATCGGTGCGCAATGCCAGCATGGACGCTGCCAGCAGATCGTCGGCGTCGCGCAGCTCATCCCACCACGCTTCCGCCACGCTCGCTCCGCGCTTGATCGCCACCAGGATCCGCTCGCGCAGCTGTGGCGCCCCCAGCGATGCCGCCGCGCCGATGTGTGATTTGCCCAGGCGCACATGGGCATCCGCGGCCAACTCGGTACAGCGGGCGCCTATCTGCGCGACGGGAAACCCGGACACTCGTTCCAGCATTTGCGGCGCGGCCACCAGACCCAACCGATCCACCAGACCCGCTCCGGGCGACCCGAGATCCATCGCGGTCGAGGCCGCCACCTCACCCGCCATCGGTACCTGCCCCAACTGCCCGCGCATATCGGGGTCGATTGCTTGTGAGGACGCCAGCGCCGAGATCCGGGCACCCGATTTGCGCCCCCAGGCCAAGCCGAACTCGACCAATACCCTGGCCGGATCCGCAATACCTTCCCAAGAGGCACCGTCGGATTCGGACCACTGCCACGGCGTCGAAATCTCCCGTGGTAGGAACAGTCCGGCGGGAATCCAGCCGCGTCCCTCGTTCGAGGTCACGAAGGCGCTCACCCCGCCGGTGTGGCGCAGCACCGACACCGCCCAGGACAACCCCACTGTCGACGGACCTATCGCCGCCAGCACGCCGCCCAAGATGGTCCGCGCCAGCATCAGATCGCCGTCGACTCGCTCGCCGAGTACGAACGCCGGTGCGGCCGCGGACAACATCGCCGCTCCCACCGCGTCGCGGATCAGTTCGTCGCTGCCAGCGGTATCGCTATGCCCCGAATTCGGATGGGCCGCCTCCTGCTCGGTATTGCGGTTCGGCAATGGTTGTTTGGTCGGCGCAGCCGAGACACCGGCCGAATTTCCGGATACAGCGGTGACTTTCGACGGCCCGGCCGCCGCGACCCGCTGGTCCGGCGCCGAGCTGCGCACATCCGGCACCGCACCCCGAGAATCGGTCATCGAGACGGGTTGGCGAGTCTGGGACGAGGGCGCCGAAACCGTCGACCCGGTCGGCGCGGCAGCCGACGACACCGCTCCCGGCGCCCCGGCGGATACCGCTCCGGCCGCGGCGCCGCCGCCGGCGAACAGTGGGGGCGCGAACGGCATCTGCGCATCCGGGACCCCGTCGGCGGCACCGGTTTCCGCCGACAACTCAGCGGCGTCGGACGGACCGCCCGCCGACGCGCTCGCATCGGTCGTCGCACCGCCGATGGTCGAGTCCGTCGACGCGGGGCCCGAGGACACGCCGAGGTCACTTCCCGCCGTCGACGTCTCATCCCCGGCACCCGGTGCGCTGGTCGGCGAATAGTTCACGGCCGCAATACCATCGGTGGACGAGGTAGATGTCGGTCCGAGCCCCGAGACGGCCGGTGCCACGACCGGCCCAGGCGTCTGCTGACCATCGCCTACCTGCGCCGGTTCGGCTCCGGCTGGAGCCGGATCGGTCGGCTGTGGCATCCCGGGGCCGAGATCCACATCAGGGTTCAGCGGCGTAGGCAGACCCGGCAGCGGTGCGTCTGGACGGTGGACTCCCGGATGCCGCGCATCGGGATGGTGATCGCCGGGATGACGTCCGCCCGGATGATGACCGTCGGGTCCGTGCCGCCGCGTCGGCCCGCCGCCCTGATCATCCGAAGATCCGGCCTCCCCCGGACCCGGCTGCCCCAACTCATCGGCGATCCGCTGCAGCCAGGGCAGTCCGGTCGGGCTGATGGTCTGCACCGCGCTGCGCACAACGTCCTCGACCTCGGCTTTCGCCTCGGCGATGGCATTGTTGATGCGCTGCTGAATCCGCGCCGCACGCGCCGCGTCATCGGCCTCGCCGTCCTCATCGGGCTCGGCTGCGGGCGCGGCCTCGATGCGACGATCGGCTTCCTCGACGATGTCGAGAATCCGATTCCTGGTCCGATGCACCCGATCGGCGAATTCCCCGAACGTGTCCGCGGCGGCATTCAGTGCGTCGGCGAACGCGCGCGGATGCCATTGCTGGGCCCGCATATCGTCCTTGACCGGCTGCAGACCGATGCTGGCGCGCACGGTGTCGTCGAAGCCGCGTCGTGCCCGTTCGAGGCTGTCCGGGTCCAGCGCATCGGCGCCATCGCGCGCCGAAGTTTCCAGCGCGCTCCAGTCCCCTGGCGAGATCACCGGCCAGTTCTCACCGACAATGGCCTTCCAGTAAGGGCTTTCGCGCTCCGGCTCCATCCGGCGGTCAGATCGATTCGGCGGATCGGTCCACCTCTTGCCCACCAGCGATATCCGCGGCACTGAGCACGTTGACGGTATGAGTGCCCTCCCGCAGCGCCGTTTCGGCTCGACGACCACTGGCCGCCAATGCGTTGCCGAAGGTGGTCTTGATCCACTGCAACTTCGCGACCAGTGCGTGATCGAGCGGCGACTCCGGACGCCGGGACACCGTCAGATTCTCGGTCGTCCCCGCGACACCGGCGACGACCGCGTGCGCCGTACCGGTGTAGTGGCCCAGGGCCGCGAGCACCACGTGCGGCGCTTCCATGCTCAGTTCGTTCATACGGGATCCTGTTCCGGAGAAGTGCGGGGTGTGGCGTCAGGAGTTCCGGCCGAACTCGGTTTGCTCGATGACTCGGTAGGAGGCTTCGGTGGGCAGATCGAACGAATCGATGGTGTAGGGACGGGTGCCGTTGTGCTCCATCTCGGCGCGCAGCCCGACCCGCGACTTCAGGTGCGCCAGCCGAGCCAGGCGCACGATCTCGGCGGCCAGCCAGGTATCGCCGTTATCGCGGGCGTCGTCGGTGATATGCAGGCCGACGACCTCACCGGACCGATCGCA is part of the Nocardia sp. NBC_00565 genome and encodes:
- a CDS encoding type VII secretion target; the encoded protein is MPQMEIDPAVLRQLALQHDQVARDTREWSKQPSDWLGAFPSTYGSIAAPVHEALVKYYAARERAGIALAKEHEYTAQSLRDSADAYERADQDMASEILHNGHDISDLTNKPNDVPSTGPNGSGPFTPPPGGGPTSTDTPPTSVGPNGAAPGTGAPGVQGGPGSSVAPPVSTEPTTTTSPAGSGIAASSTTTPLGSGVVPPGSVTPGPYGPGPGAGPVYSGSADGQSAPPPAGPTADAMPVVVPSPFAAAVAANKEKEAEPAYVVGDAVNDDLVLARTLLSSVLAAADSAMGTAWAVAVMRGPAGTGLFITSNEGRGWLPAGVFLPREVSTPWLWDEMLGDGDGNGSPWEGVADPARVLVEFGLAWGPKANAQLSALVSSGPIDPGLRSRLDGVAMAGLVGPAYDVDLREFTPGTTDRLGLTGSVAALEHVAQVADSQVRTRSIELATDADARVGRSVTVPVAAAGRQSRQRILALAESGQPIPRELWDELRDADDLLAAEMLSRRVDVGRVGLGELRLDNEVSDLRALVFERRCNELVLLLAGEPTRQSLRDAVYAHEQIVEHPLFVEVPAAVSVADVDRTAARPAVVPGAVSAPAVTAGPPSGAVSAPSTVVPDVTSERP
- a CDS encoding response regulator transcription factor codes for the protein MRLIMIDDDADRGAALAEALELHGHQVDRKHRGSDLLLAHHGYHAVILDLTLPDMDGLQALRKLREVSSVPVVLLAEHADERSIVLGLHNGADDYLVKPARVAELAARLEAVTRRVGVASIARGTTVISEDVRVDLAARRVEVAGQVIPLTRLEFELLRVLAERPGIVVSREQLMDCVWGNSLLAVSRKLYVHMASLRAKLDRPELITNIRGYGYRWGPDPYEAAVAANMLRAV
- a CDS encoding type VII secretion target, producing MPGRLDMDPESLRRLAAAQEEAAARVRRWAKRPDDWLKSFIHNYGPIALPVKQAMDGYYDDRERAGNAMADQHLRAARNLREAAAEYERSDDEGARDISQVRIGPGPDHPSAPGPSDPGPAVPHPAEPGPAQPGPAEPGPAESRPTEPLPPQPPSAEPGPMGQPSTGGPFVPPAPFVPIVPSGPGVSVPPISGPAGTVAPPSAAGTGPARSVSPGPAVSAPAAPPPAGPSGPPAGPGARVSAPTSSGDGAATAPSAATPSPGTLPAAVSAARERAARSARVADAPVNDDLVVARTFLAAVLAATESTVVGVSWAVAVLRGSYGAGLFITTNEGRGWLPAGLFLPREVSTPWLWDKTLDDGTGSPSAVWEGIADPARVLVEFGRVWGAKAGAELTALASSGPIDARLRAQLGIGIAEGMIGPAADVDLRIPAVGTVDRLGLTRPNDAFEHNAPEHLVAAPDAPLRERCLELAADTHARLARTGSVPAEAVEMSRLRDRIIAGLQAGQEVPRQWWDELRAADELLAASLLTRRVPVAHMGLGDLRADDRADALRALAFQRRCTELVLLLDGETSWQQLRDQVYAYEQVVKHPVFADVAAVVAAPESGRYQRPVDIHRVTAESNERVVSSDNNRWG